A region of the Strix aluco isolate bStrAlu1 chromosome 9, bStrAlu1.hap1, whole genome shotgun sequence genome:
ACACTGGAACAGATTAAATTTTCCAAAAAGGGCTTATTTCTTATCTTCTTcttcagagggggaaaaaaaaaaaaaaaaaaaaaaaaaaaaggcagcgcTACAGACTACAAACACCGGCTGCTAAACTAATTAATACAACTTCACAAGCTGCTCCTGGAAGTGTGAAAACTTTCTACGTGCAATTTCATTAATTATAAATGCTTTCCTGGCCGGAAGAGTTCAAACGTACTTTTGCAAGATCGTCCATCGAGttactttattttctgttaactAGAACTAACAGATGTTTCTGACACGTCCCAATTTCGCTTAGCAGATCTGcaaatgacatttcaaaatgtACAGGCCGAAACAATACcaggttttcttctccttttttttccccctcccgaGAATCAGAACTTGCAGCTCCCCATATTTGCAAATGCAGAGAGTCGTTGGAAGGCAATGCTcattaaaaatgtcagtgttattCAGATCAAACATTTGAAACTCCCTCTGCCCAAAACAAAACTGTTGAACGAAAAGGTCGCAGCTGTGTTATTCTCACAATGTTAGAGCAGCAGCATCTCAGCGACATCAGTCAAAACTGACTAGACAAGTTGTAACTTCTATTGTTCACTTTTAATTTGTGAGCTTGCACaatgatttcatttttttccccaacaactttaaattgccaaaaaaaaaaaaatatcctcgCTTTTGTGAATTAGCAGAAATACTAGCTATATCGCTCTATATTTACACAGATCTACCCGCATAAACATTACAGCAGCCTCTCCgcacaaccagaaaaaaatatggaCGAGAATTCTGAGATTTGTTCTCgctttccctttcccccccccccttttctcccccctcctccaaACGGTAAAGAAGCAAACAAATCTGAGAATTTATTTTCCAGCAGTACTTGGCGTGCATTCAATAACAACGCAAAggatacattaaaaacaaaattaagcgAAACAGTATGCTGAATAACACAGAGAGAGAGTAAAGAGAGCTTTACATACTGACCTGTATGAGTTCTTTTGTGTATTTTGAGATTCTCTGATCTGGCAAACACTTTGCCACAGCCtgggaaagggcaggggaaaggTTTTTCACCTGTGTGGACTCTGATGTGATTTACAAGTTTATATTTGGCCTTGAAAGGTTTCCCTTCTCTTGGACACTCTTCCCAGAAACATATGTGATTGGACTGCTCGGGTCCTCCAACGTGCTCCACCGTGACATGAGTCACCAGCTCGTGCATCGTGCTGAAAGTTTTCGAGCATAATTTTTTGGGAGTCTGGTCCAACTCAATCCACTTACAGATGAGTTCCTGTTTGATGGGCTGCCTCATGTAACGAAAGAAGGCACCCGGGCCGTGGTGTGGAGCCAGATTCACGTTCAGATTCATGCCACCGTAGCTATGAAGCGAAGAAGCAGCAAAAGGATCTGTCCTGGAGGCTGGTACTTGAGTGAAATGTTCAGACCTGGCGTACATTTCTCCAGGTAACCCCAGTCTTATCTGTCCGTTTAGATGGCCACCTGGAGCTGCATGGGGAGGCTGCTCATGGAGTCCAGTGAACAGAGAGGGATTCCCAGCTTctgagtggtggtggtggtgaccaTGGTGTCCGGGGTAGCTACCTGTTGTTGAGACAAACAGTCCGTGGTGAGAACTTGCAGCGGGGTGCTGCTCGGTCAGCCCTGGCATGAGTGGGGCCGGCAGGTCTCTGCGTATGAAGAAGTCCCTACCTGCTGCCAGAGCCTGGGCTGGGTGAGAGACGGGGTAAGGGGCTGCTGGTGACTGCGCCGGGCCAAACGCTCCCGTTTGACTAGAGACCACCTCGGCTTGGCCTGCcatatgatgatgatgatgatgatgatggtggtggtggtggtggtggagctgGTGGTGGGGATGAGGGGCAGGGCTGAGCTTAAGGGCCGCGGGgtgatgctgaggaggaggatgaggaggaggatggtggcGGTGCCCCATGTGTTCTGGCCGGAGCGGGTGCGGCCCGAGGCGGGACTCGGCGGCGTGCTCCCCCGGCTGCGTGGGCGCCGTGGCGTGGGGGTGCCCGGCGAAGCCTGGGAAGCCTGTCATGCTctgaggggggtggtggtggtggtggcgagGAGCCCCCGCCAAGTCTACTAATCTCAGCGCCGTGTTCCGCCTGGAGAGAGCAGCAGGGTCCAtcactgggagccccagagcaTCCACGCTCATTAGCTTCTAACGCTAAAAAGTCACCTGACTGCGGGaggagagagacacagagaggggggtaggaggaaaaaaaaaaaaaaaaagcaacttttttttttttttttctttctccccccaaaaagttTCCCGGTCCcgctgccccggcggcggggcgcgcgggCGGCGCTGCCAGCGGGtgggctcggcggggccggcAGGGTCCCGCTtttggcggcggcgggccggggagGTCCCCCCGCGCGGCCCGTcctcccgcggggccgggggagccccACGCGGCGCGGCCGCGGGACGGGACAGGGCGCGGGCGGCCGCGCGCCGCCCCCGGGccgcggcgccggccccgccggccaAACAATCGCCGCGCCTTCCCATTGGCTGCCGGCTGGGTGACGTCACCGATGACAGGTCCCGCTGCCGACTGAAAGGGTTATCGCTCAgtgcggcgggggggggtggggggggcactgCGCATGCGCCGCCGCCTGGCGTCCCCCTTCCCCtggcacccccccaccccgccccctcccgccccgcggagcccctcggcccggccccggggcacgGCGGAGCCCGCGGCCGCAGCCCGGCCCGGTGGCGGGAGGCTCTGGCCGGGGCCTTCCCCCAGGGCCGCGCCGTCGGGTCGTCGCCGAGCTTCCGCCGCCGGGGCTGCTGCCGTGCGGGAACAAAGCCAAGGCGGGCGGCGGgaccgcggcggggggagcgtcCCGGCCGCCCGACCCGGCCTTTGTCCATTCCCGCTGCCCTGCCCCGAGGCGGGGCGCAGCCCGCGGGGTTCCCCACCCCCCCGGGagagccccggcagcccccctGGTCCCCGCCGCCCGACCGGAGCAGCGGGAGGCGAGGCGGCCCTGCGCCCCCCGCGGAAGCGGGCCCGGGCCAGCCTGCGGGTCCCTGACACTTGTTGGCAGCGCGGGGAGCGGGTCCTTCCCCGGCACGAACGGCGGCGGGAGCCGCACCGCAGCTCGCCCCCTGGGCGTACGCGTTTGGCCTGTGCTCGGACTGCTGTACCGTCGCCTGAGCCCTGACAAAGGATTCCTGGAAGAGtccctgtccccttcctcctcctctgacaaCTTTTAGCAGTTATCTGGTTATTGGCTGCCGGAGCGATGCGAGAAATCGTGAAGTTCAGACTGAATCTGAGTGTTTAACCCAGAAGAGGgagtctctctccctttccctctctcacGCACACGTACAGGGTAGTTCCATGTAAAATCCCCATCCTTGGCTCGAAGGAAAAAAGCATCGCAAAACATTCATAACCGACTCAATTCTGAGGCTTCTCACCTGAAGGAAATAGCATGGGTCTGCAGCGTTTGCATGACTAGTGATGAAAGTGTAGGTCAGGGTTTCAGCTTTATACACTGAGGCCTTACAGGTTTAGAAAAGCTTAGGGCTTCAGCACAGAAGGAAGCATCTACTTAAGTTTTTAAGAAGGGGATTGtgaactttaaaaaagtaaaggaaacacaggaaaagattcttctgcttcaggaaagaaaaacacagctatAAATTTCTGCCCACCGTATTGCCACAGAACTCGGATCCTGACATAAAACCGACTCCACCAATAAACGCGCAGTCTTATGAAATAAAGCAACAATGAATTCCCTATCCATCCTGTCAAACTCTCAGCATTTTTATACACTCAATTGCTGTTAACTTGCCAGTGGATACGTAACTGCATGCACGCCAGGTAAAGCTCCCAGTGCAGAATTTTGCATCTCCATAAAAATGTAACAGTATCGGCGATCGATAGGCTTTATGTTAAGTAGtaaaacaagaaactgtttggcAATGTTCGGTTCAGCTACTCTCACAACAGAAGCTACCAACCAATGATCAGAAACCATAAGATTAAAGTGTAGGACATACATAACCACATAGGGGACATTTTTGTCACAGCTTCGCGTACTCTGGGCTGGCTGCAGTTACGTATTTTGGCTCTGCTTGGTTTTTACCGTATTTCCCTTGTAACACAAGGCTGATATTTAGGTACTTCGCTATAGATACATCCTTGTGTACATCTTTCAGAGTGGAGATGATGAAAAGTGACAAATGATGCAATTAGCTCTCCACCCTTACATAACATGTTTACGCAGGCATTTTAAACCCCACACCATCCTCACAATATCTCAACTTTCAAGTCTACTTGCTCTACGAAATGGATTTGACAGTCCTATTCATGACCATCTCAATAGGAGTGCACAGAAGAGACAAACGTTAGGAAGGATGAATCTGTTACTTACAAATGTACTGAGAGTGTGAATTCCAAATAAAGCTGCTTTCCTCATACCTCCTTAAAACACTGCATCTCTACATACTTGTTATCCATCAATTCTGACACTTCTCAGTCAAGGGAGAAAACATCTGGAACAgtttatcaattaaaaaaaatgtcataACCGGTTTGCCCTAAGctcatttaaaatattgtgatGGTTTCTCGTCAGACACTCATGGCTCTCAGTTGGCCCCTCACTCAGGGCGTTCTCTCACTCCCTTTTCCAGGCAGTGCAGGAGAACCTGGCCCTCGGTGTCCCTCACTCTTAGGTGAAGTTAGTGTGAGCCCCGGTTGGTGcgtggggggggagcggggcggggggcgggcgggggccacCACATGACTGCGGGGAGGCGGAGAAacggggaagaggaggggagcggggccagACCCGGCCTTGCTCCGCGCATCTCCCAGAATGTTTTGAAAACTTGAATGCCTGTTTGTGCAGCCCTTTGGCAGCTTGAGCTCGCACGGCTGCCACTCCAGGGGTGACCGAGGTCTCATGCTTCTTGGCAGCGGCCTGAGCCCTGTTTGACCAGATAAGTCGGGCTCTCGGCAAACTCTCAAATGTGTCAACATCAGCTTGTGCaggaccaattttttttttttttttttgtaattactaTTATTTCCTTTCCAACCCACCTGGCTACGGTAAGGGCATCCCCTTCTAGACTACCCTGGGGACTCATGAGCTGGATGAAGCCAGAGCCTTTCCAGGGGTAAACCAAGATTGCtcaagcagcagaacagaaacatCCTGAGCTGAAGCTGAAACTCAGACACCAGGGCACATCCACAGGACAATATTTTTATAAGATCTAAAGGATAGATCTTGTCTTAAGGGAAGAGGAGTTTAGAGGGACCACGGTGCTCTCTTGAGTGCCAGACCAGCACGAACAGACGGGCAGCTTGAGCCCGAGTACAAATTTTCTAGTGGCTGCTGTGTTTCTGCCATTCCGTCCACAGTCCCCCGCCCCAAAGCCCACCCGTGCTGGAGGGCTGCTCTAGAGAGGTGACATGTTGTAAAGACGAGTCACAAGcacttttcctcctcgctccccTCGTCCGACCCTGCCCCCGGCCCAGCTCTCTCGGGGAAGAGGTGAGTTGGCCGAGGCAGTGCCGGGAGAAGGCAGGAGCCCCGCACGTCGGGGCTGTGCCCTGGGAGGGGAGCTGAGCTGcctccctgccccccgccccgccgtgcgGGACCCAGAGCTCCGCCTGCCCACACCTCGGGGGTACGGGGCCGAGCAGGGCAGCCCCAACCCTCCcgcccctgcctgcaccccggcCCGGTGCCCAACGGCTGCCGGGGCCTACAGGATGGAAACTGCGTCCCACACCCCTCTGGGGTAACCCTCGGGTTGGGGACAGCCCCCGTTGCCGAACGGCTTTACAGGTCCACCAGCCTTTGCCCTGGTTTGGGTAGGAATCTACCTATAGAGCAAGGCGCTTACCCGTATTTCTACCTTGGTCCCAGAGAAGGGGCTTGCTGTGAAGGTGAGGTGCAAAGCCCCAGAAAATCAGGGGCTGCTCGTGTTGTGCTCTTTGACTATGGGCCGGATCCTGCTCACCCGTAGAGTCGTGGCTCAGCgcaagcagcagctccagccccggGAAGCATCGGGGAGAGCAAAATCTGACCTTCACCCAGCTCCGTGCTCTCCCACGCCCGCCCCTGCGGAAACTTCCGTTCCCGACGAGCCAGCTAGAAACTTTCCAGCCGGTGCCCGAGGACTGAACGGGACGGGATGCCCTGAAGTCTCCAAACAGCACGTTCCAGGCTTCAACTCCCGGACGAGAGGAGGGGAACGATTTCATCTGAAAATCCTAACATTTActgtgagaaagggaaaaaagcgAGGAAGAACAACGGAGAGGACCAAGAAGTCACCCTGTGCGATTCCTTAGCCCCCAGAGTCGCTCACAGGGAGAGATGAGGGCGGCAGCGAGTGACACAGGGGCAGGCGCAGGTCCTGAGCCCGAGTCCCTGCCGGGGGCAGGGTGGTTCAAGAAAGCCTTTCAGTAGTGCCAGCATCTCCccggagggaagaggagagggtaCCCGGTGGCTCGGGAGCACATTCTGCCTTTGTTTCCACTCCCTCGCCCCATTGCCACTTACGGGGTCTTCTTCACTTCAGGGTTCTCGGATAATGGGAACTCAGCTACCAGACGAGCAACGGTTTGTGCCTAGGTTTGCCTCTCACTTTTTGTGACCTAGAGCTACCCTAGGACAAGCAAATcatatgcttattttaaatagaatatttcattcagtACCTCAAGATTAAGGTATTCCTGTCAGATAAGCTGTCAGTCACTAACTACTTAGACACCACATTGTGGAAGCCTGGTATCCCTGGTAAAGATGATACATATCATGTAAACCCCATCAACAAGATCAAAGTCGTCTTCTTTAATAGGATCCAATACATGTCAAACCTCATTCCAATCAAATCGTCCGTAAATGAATTCAAGATGAATATGTCATAGAATAATGTGACAGTGCAATCACATGGGGTCAGGGGTTGTTGTTTCAATGAGAGAGTCGTCAAATATTAATTCTAGAACCTCCAAATGAATAGGCATTGAGCAGGATTAggcagctgctggtggggagTTGTGTCGCTGATTTGTGTTTATGCAAGTACGTTAAACactaagctgaaaaaaaaattgtctcctttgaactgaaaaaaaaaaaaaaagcatattttaactTACTTGACTTTTCCAGGATGTTTCTGTAAAGTcgttttcttttcctcattacaAGGGGAGTCTTGTGCCTCATTTCCTGACTTTGTTCCTGTTTGGGGAGAGAGTTGGAAAGTTAAGAGCAAAACCATTTGTGTGTGATATGAAATGAGTAAGGCGCTGTACGACTCGGGCATcatggatttaaaaagaaaagaaaaaccccaaacaaaacacaagagtAAAGCAGcgagggtgggggggaagagaagCCTTCTCCGAGGGGAAACTGGAGGCTGTCTCCCCAGCAAAGCAGCACATGTTTTATGGAGTCATGAAGTTTCCATGGCtgatttagggggaaaaaaaatatgaaaggacaTCTTTTCAGTTCTCCTTTGATCTGACATTCACCTTCTGGCAGGCTATTGTAAGGCAGGTTTTTACCAACTCCACTATATTGTTTACAGATCCTTCCCTCCCGAAATTAAATTTCGGACTCTCTGCGAGCCTCCAACGCAAGTTGTTGTCTCAGCAAGGATTAGTATAGTACCACCCTGGCACTTCTTCCTGCCTATAATTTTCAGCTTGCTCTTTGCACTCTGCAAGGCAGAGCACTGCCACTACTGCAGGCAGAACTTTGCACAGCTTTCTTTGAGCGGCAGCAATAACCCCGAGAGCAGATCTGGGGTTTGATGCAGTGTCCGAGTCTGAATTTTTGCACATATCTTTGAAATTCTCAGGGtctgggtttgaggttttttgtttgtttatttgtttctccCTCAATACAGAAAAGAACGCTAGAATCTGGAATCAGTTACTTCAAGggagattattattattattattgcttttgcTACTATTATTATAGGGCTGGTAAATAAAAATCTATAGTAACACATATAATTGATGATATTAATTATGAAACTTCATCAGCGTATCATAGTCATACTTTATCACAAATAATTTGATGTCCTCAATATTTTCACCGCTGTGATGAAAATtactgctgaaataaaaagaactAGAGGAACCCCTTAGGAATTATATCTTCCAGTCAACTTCCATTCATCCTCACACTTTTATCAAGTCAGAGCAGCAAACACTGCCCTGCTAGCGAAAGGTTTGCAGGAGTTGTGCTTTATTGGTTAggatgggaggctggaggagTGCTCGGTTCCCAAGCGTTCGCCAAAACTTGTTgaaactggacaaaaaaaaaaaaaatcgctgcatttaatatttcaaatgatTACCAGATGACAAAACACGAAGGCAAAAACAGTTGTGGATTTCAGAGTAAATATTGGCTAAAACTCCGGCTCGACCTCGCACGCCTTTCTCATCTACACAGTGTCACCGGCGGAGCGGGGGGGTGCGAGTGCCCCACTGCCCGACCTGGCGGGGTCTCGGCCGGGCCGACCCCCGGCGCTCCACTGCGGGGTACCAGTCCCCCCTCGGCTCCCACGCTGGGGCTGGGAGTGCGAGGGGCTGCAGCCGGCGCAGGCGGGACccggccccccctccccacatGCTCTCTTCGACACCCGGCCAGCGGTGCgccggcggagcggggctgggagcagccGCCGCCCCCGCGGGAgcccggcggccccgggcgggTTTGGCGGCGTTGCCCCGGGATGTGTGAGCCGGGCTGAGCGTGCGGCGGCGGGGACGGCGTGTGCCCCGCTGCCACCGGCTTGTCACGCAACCTGTGCTCTCCGCGGCGGCGCGGGGTGAAGGGAGCGCTCGCCGGGAAGCTCTCGGGGCAGAAATAAAAGTTCCTCGGCTCCGGGTGCAGCGACCCCCGAGCCCAGCCCGGCGAACAGGCTCCCCGCCCGGCAAACGGACTTCCCGGGGCTGAGGGACCGTGCGTGACAAAGGAGCAGcaaggcggggggcgggggggctcggcGAGGAGCCCCCGCCCGTCCCCGTCCGGTCCGGCGCTGTGCCGGTGCCCGGGGCTGACACATGGAGCCGGGCTCGGGTCAGAGGTCACCGTCGGGGACATCACCCTCGGCGGGGATTTAGGATCATCTCCCCTTCCTCAGccggcgccgggcgcggggcggccccaCGGGGCTGGGACCGGGGTCTCAGCCCCTCCGCGGGCTCTGCGCGAAGTTGGCGGCGGCACCCAGCTCCTTTGGCAgctcccccggccctgcccgcaggggggtgggggtgggggtggagggggccGGCCGGGCTCCCGGGCTCCGTCCCGCCTATAAAGAAGGGCGTGCGGTGCCGGAGCGCCGGCTCCCCCGGCGCGCCCCCGTGGCACCGGGCGCGGCGGTGGGCGAGGCGCTGGGCGGGGAGCGCGTCCCCCGGGAGACCTCCCCACGGGGCTCGCCATTGTCATCGCTCCTCGTCCtctgcccgccgccccggccctcCGGCCCCGCCTGGGCGGCGGCAGGACCCAGCCGGACCCGCCGCCTGCCCGTCCCCACCGAGCCCGACCGCTGTCGAGGCTGGGAGCccctccgccccgctccgcggaCCCCAGCCCCCCCTCACTGCGCGGACagccgggccgccccccccccgccccggactCGGGTGGGGGCAGGCGAGGGGCCCGGCGTCCGGCGGAGGGTGCTGGAGCCCTCCTCGACGGCACCCGGGCGCTTCTCCCTCCGCTCGCCCCCGGACGTCGAGGTGCCGCCGGGGGCCGGCCCCCACGTGGGCGAGGGGCAGCCGAGGCACTGCTCCCCCCTCACAGCGGGGCTCCAGCCCTTCTCCCCGGCGCGGCCAAGCCTcctcccgccgggcccccccgcgGGCAGGGAGATCTCGTCCAGCCCTTGGGGCAGGCGGTGGGGGCTCGCCAGCTGCCCGGGCTGCCCAGGCACCCCCTGCTCCCAGACACTTACCCCTGCGACCTGTTGAGGTTTCCCCTCATTTCTGAACTGACAAAAATAatagtggggctgggggggaagggaaaagaaagaaagaatgaaagaagaaaacaataaccCCCCCCTAGGAACCCACCACCTCTTTGGCGCTTCCATCGAGGCGGTCatccttcatttcttcttttcttgctttctggaaGCAGTTAGGGAATGTATGATGAAGCAGAAATGAGCCGTCAGGATGATATTTTAATGGCTTATATGTCACGTTGGTGCATGTGGCTTTGAACTGGAGCAGCTTTCGTTTCCTGCAGAGAGCGCGCCGCAAATCCCACTTGATAACTTCTACaacccacaacatttttttttttttttacattcactcTTACACTGTATATTTAGATACGCTTCCTAAAAATATCCTCTCGTCTGCTTTCTCGTATATTTTGCACCGACCTGGAGTGATCACTGGGTTCCCCCTGCACTGGGAGGCAGGCTAGCCCCGGACTACCTAACTTTCTGGATCTCCTAATGCCATCGCCCTGAAGACTTCACAATAACGCTGACAACTCTGTCCTTTGCTTAATTTTAGCACCAAATACAGAAAGTAATGTAACACCCGCCTAAAGACCATGTCCACACACAGGCGCGCTCCTAGAGCGGGTATACCTGTTGCTATAAGCTATTGCAATTCCTTTGAATGGATTTGGCAGAATAAATGCAAACGTGTAGATTCAGCCCAgcattattctgaaaaaaactgtAAAGCCTCCCAAGATCCACGGGAAATTACATAATACATCTGCTTTGAAAGCGATCTCCGTGCACCGAGCACAGTCAAACTGCATCTGCAGATAAACTGCAGCGAAACATTCCTTCAAGGCGTATCAAagtttatttgttgtttgtttgtttgtttgttttctaggCGCAATGGCCATTTTTATACCTCTCGAAATGAGGCAGTTCTCACCCGAGAAGGGTTCGCGCAGCAGCGCTGCTGGTCTCATTCCCCAGTACCTGCGCTGCGGATTGCTTACCAGCGCCTTTAATTAGAGAGGATGAGTTTAAAGTTTCTTTGTTTGGCACTAGGAATTGGAGGGGCTCGGATTGAGCTGCGAAGGAGGCAAGTGAAGGGTTGAACAAAGGCGAAATGGAAGGAGTCCGACTCTTAGCGAGCTTTTGGTGTTTTCGTTACTAGAAAATAATTAGAGCTAATGAATATGCAGGCGActgagtaaataaataatttgccggttttatatatgtacacacacacggGCACATACGTAAGTGTATATATACGTACGCACACAAAGACGTCTATATTTTAAAGTTTcacgagattttttttttctttagtgccGAAGCATCGTTTAAAATATTGTACAAA
Encoded here:
- the ZIC4 gene encoding zinc finger protein ZIC 4 isoform X5, encoding MLWVVEVIKWDLRRALCRKRKLLQFKATCTNVTYKPLKYHPDGSFLLHHTFPNCFQKARKEEMKDDRLDGSAKEVEQSQEMRHKTPLVMRKRKRLYRNILEKSSSYPGHHGHHHHHSEAGNPSLFTGLHEQPPHAAPGGHLNGQIRLGLPGEMYARSEHFTQVPASRTDPFAASSLHSYGGMNLNVNLAPHHGPGAFFRYMRQPIKQELICKWIELDQTPKKLCSKTFSTMHELVTHVTVEHVGGPEQSNHICFWEECPREGKPFKAKYKLVNHIRVHTGEKPFPCPFPGCGKVFARSENLKIHKRTHTGEKPFKCEFEGCDRRFANSSDRKKHSHVHTSDKPYNCKVRGCDKSYTHPSSLRKHMKVHCKSPPPSSGYESSTPSLVSPSSDSGREPPASCSHAESSAPAQPAANLSE
- the ZIC4 gene encoding zinc finger protein ZIC 4 isoform X2, producing MSVDALGLPVMDPAALSRRNTALRLVDLAGAPRHHHHHPPQSMTGFPGFAGHPHATAPTQPGEHAAESRLGPHPLRPEHMGHRHHPPPHPPPQHHPAALKLSPAPHPHHQLHHHHHHHHHHHHHHMAGQAEVVSSQTGAFGPAQSPAAPYPVSHPAQALAAGRDFFIRRDLPAPLMPGLTEQHPAASSHHGLFVSTTGSYPGHHGHHHHHSEAGNPSLFTGLHEQPPHAAPGGHLNGQIRLGLPGEMYARSEHFTQVPASRTDPFAASSLHSYGGMNLNVNLAPHHGPGAFFRYMRQPIKQELICKWIELDQTPKKLCSKTFSTMHELVTHVTVEHVGGPEQSNHICFWEECPREGKPFKAKYKLVNHIRVHTGEKPFPCPFPGCGKVFARSENLKIHKRTHTGEKPFKCEFEGCDRRFANSSDRKKHSHVHTSDKPYNCKVRGCDKSYTHPSSLRKHMKVHCKSPPPSSGYESSTPSLVSPSSDSGREPPASCSHAESSAPAQPAANLSE
- the ZIC4 gene encoding zinc finger protein ZIC 4 isoform X1 codes for the protein MSVDALGLPVMDPAALSRRNTALRLVDLAGAPRHHHHHPPQSMTGFPGFAGHPHATAPTQPGEHAAESRLGPHPLRPEHMGHRHHPPPHPPPQHHPAALKLSPAPHPHHQLHHHHHHHHHHHHHHMAGQAEVVSSQTGAFGPAQSPAAPYPVSHPAQALAAGRDFFIRRDLPAPLMPGLTEQHPAASSHHGLFVSTTGSYPGHHGHHHHHSEAGNPSLFTGLHEQPPHAAPGGHLNGQIRLGLPGEMYARSEHFTQVPASRTDPFAASSLHSYGGMNLNVNLAPHHGPGAFFRYMRQPIKQELICKWIELDQTPKKLCSKTFSTMHELVTHVTVEHVGGPEQSNHICFWEECPREGKPFKAKYKLVNHIRVHTGEKPFPCPFPGCGKVFARSENLKIHKRTHTGEKPFKCEFEGCDRRFANSSDRKKHSHVHTSDKPYNCKVRGCDKSYTHPSSLRKHMKVHCKSPPPSSGYESSTPSLVSPSSDSGREPPASCSHAESSAPAQPAANLSEWYVCQGAGLRGAPAPPAAPPPPPRPPGEPRPRC
- the ZIC4 gene encoding zinc finger protein ZIC 4 isoform X4, with protein sequence MSVDALGLPVMDPAALSRRNTALRLVDLAGAPRHHHHHPPQSMTGFPGFAGHPHATAPTQPGEHAAESRLGPHPLRPEHMGHRHHPPPHPPPQHHPAALKLSPAPHPHHQLHHHHHHHHHHHHHHMAGQAEVVSSQTGAFGPAQSPAAPYPVSHPAQALAAGSYPGHHGHHHHHSEAGNPSLFTGLHEQPPHAAPGGHLNGQIRLGLPGEMYARSEHFTQVPASRTDPFAASSLHSYGGMNLNVNLAPHHGPGAFFRYMRQPIKQELICKWIELDQTPKKLCSKTFSTMHELVTHVTVEHVGGPEQSNHICFWEECPREGKPFKAKYKLVNHIRVHTGEKPFPCPFPGCGKVFARSENLKIHKRTHTGEKPFKCEFEGCDRRFANSSDRKKHSHVHTSDKPYNCKLRLRVLHALLGVPLLGLRPGAPRLLFSRRVLRARAARRQPERMMSTPLLSR
- the ZIC4 gene encoding zinc finger protein ZIC 4 isoform X3; the encoded protein is MSVDALGLPVMDPAALSRRNTALRLVDLAGAPRHHHHHPPQSMTGFPGFAGHPHATAPTQPGEHAAESRLGPHPLRPEHMGHRHHPPPHPPPQHHPAALKLSPAPHPHHQLHHHHHHHHHHHHHHMAGQAEVVSSQTGAFGPAQSPAAPYPVSHPAQALAAGSYPGHHGHHHHHSEAGNPSLFTGLHEQPPHAAPGGHLNGQIRLGLPGEMYARSEHFTQVPASRTDPFAASSLHSYGGMNLNVNLAPHHGPGAFFRYMRQPIKQELICKWIELDQTPKKLCSKTFSTMHELVTHVTVEHVGGPEQSNHICFWEECPREGKPFKAKYKLVNHIRVHTGEKPFPCPFPGCGKVFARSENLKIHKRTHTGEKPFKCEFEGCDRRFANSSDRKKHSHVHTSDKPYNCKVRGCDKSYTHPSSLRKHMKVHCKSPPPSSGYESSTPSLVSPSSDSGREPPASCSHAESSAPAQPAANLSE